A single genomic interval of Burkholderia cepacia ATCC 25416 harbors:
- a CDS encoding multidrug efflux RND transporter permease subunit has translation MPSFFIDRPVFAWIVALAIVVAGVLAIPQLPIAQYPRLAPPRVVVTASYPGASTETVDADVGSVIEESLDGADGLLYYETSSDGHGNLEIDVTFSPGTDPDIALVDVNNRLKQVEPRLPQQVVQQGIGVFKAANTFLMLVTLTSTDGTRDSAQLGDYLNRYVLRELKRAPGVGAAELWDADEALRVWLDPVKLREYDLGADDVIAAIGAQNATVTAGAIGDAPFVHGQQLTATVVVKGQLASPEEFGRIVLKSKQDGSAVRVADVARVEIGRDDYSFYSRLNGRPAATVGIQLGPRGNALETSNAIRARLAELSRTLPPGVAVEIPFDGAHFVKIAIHEVVLTLVEAVVLVFCVMWLFLRDLRYTLVPTVVIPVTLMGAFVAMWAFGLSINVFTMFGLVLAIGILVDDAIVVVESVHRVMEEGVSPRDATRRAMKRIGGAIVGVTAVLTAVFVPMAFFPGSVGGIYRQFAVAMIASMLVSSFMALSLTPALCANLLKPVARHGGGTGRARRRGIGARLADRFGVAFARAESGYRRVAVFAVRRTGMVVAVYAALVIACGLLYWMMPGGFLPTEDQGQLQVMIQLPAGATQARTLAVVERVEAILRGEPAIANVTSVIGWSFAGSGQNVGMAFVELKDWAQRDVDAMALRDRLNARFGAILDGDVEAALPPSVRGIGHSDGFTFRLEDRGGGGLDALKAARAQLAERAKADPLLSAVHFEDLPDAPRIELDVDRAKAYALGVPFERIAGLLGGTFGSNYINDFPASGRMRRVIIEADPVARATDAQLMALTVPNRTGDMVPLSAIAAPHWTIGPVMLNRYNGYPSLDISGRAATGTSSGAAMAEMERLAGALPAGIGFDWVDAAREEQVAARQTPLLVGLSVLAVFMALAALYESWTIPLSVLTIVPLGMIGAIAAALVRGMPNDVYFKVGMITVVGLAAKNAILIVQYARDLAGHGVPLRQAVVDAAAARFRPIVMTSMAFLLGVVPLVLATGAGAESRRSIGTGAFGGVLAATVFGLVFAPVAFRVVASAGRRGRRAAVATRDDRQAEVVGE, from the coding sequence ATGCCGTCATTCTTCATCGACCGTCCCGTCTTTGCGTGGATCGTCGCGCTCGCGATCGTCGTCGCGGGCGTGCTGGCCATTCCGCAGTTGCCGATCGCGCAGTATCCGCGCCTGGCGCCGCCGCGGGTCGTGGTCACCGCGTCTTATCCGGGCGCGTCGACCGAGACGGTCGATGCCGACGTCGGCAGCGTCATCGAGGAAAGCCTCGACGGCGCCGACGGGCTGCTGTACTACGAGACGAGCAGCGACGGTCACGGCAACCTCGAGATCGACGTGACGTTCTCGCCCGGCACCGATCCGGACATCGCGCTCGTCGACGTCAACAACCGGTTGAAGCAGGTCGAGCCGCGGCTGCCGCAGCAGGTCGTCCAGCAGGGGATCGGCGTGTTCAAGGCGGCGAACACGTTCCTGATGCTCGTCACGCTGACGTCGACCGACGGCACGCGCGATTCCGCGCAGCTCGGCGATTACCTGAACCGCTACGTGCTGCGCGAGCTGAAGCGTGCGCCGGGTGTCGGCGCGGCCGAGCTGTGGGATGCCGACGAGGCGCTGCGGGTCTGGCTCGATCCCGTGAAGTTGCGCGAATACGATCTCGGCGCCGACGACGTGATCGCGGCGATCGGCGCGCAGAACGCGACGGTCACGGCCGGCGCGATCGGCGACGCGCCGTTCGTGCATGGCCAGCAGCTGACCGCGACGGTCGTGGTCAAGGGGCAGCTTGCGTCGCCCGAGGAGTTCGGCCGGATCGTGCTGAAGTCGAAGCAGGACGGTTCGGCCGTGCGCGTCGCCGACGTCGCGCGCGTCGAGATCGGCCGCGACGACTATTCGTTTTATTCGCGGCTGAACGGCCGGCCGGCCGCGACGGTCGGCATCCAGCTCGGCCCGCGCGGCAACGCGCTCGAAACGTCGAATGCGATCCGCGCACGGCTCGCCGAGTTGTCGCGGACGCTGCCGCCGGGCGTCGCGGTCGAGATTCCTTTCGACGGCGCGCATTTCGTCAAGATCGCGATCCACGAAGTCGTGCTGACGCTCGTCGAGGCCGTCGTGCTGGTGTTCTGCGTGATGTGGCTGTTCCTGCGCGACCTGCGCTACACGCTGGTGCCGACCGTCGTGATTCCGGTCACGCTGATGGGCGCGTTCGTCGCGATGTGGGCGTTCGGTCTGTCGATCAACGTGTTCACGATGTTCGGCCTCGTGCTGGCGATCGGCATCCTGGTCGACGATGCGATCGTCGTCGTCGAGAGCGTGCATCGCGTGATGGAGGAGGGCGTGTCGCCGCGCGACGCCACACGCCGGGCCATGAAGCGGATCGGCGGGGCGATCGTCGGCGTGACCGCGGTGCTGACCGCCGTATTCGTGCCGATGGCGTTTTTCCCCGGCAGTGTCGGCGGCATCTACCGGCAGTTCGCGGTGGCGATGATCGCGTCGATGCTGGTGTCGTCGTTCATGGCGCTGTCGCTCACGCCCGCGCTGTGCGCGAACCTGCTGAAGCCGGTCGCGCGACACGGCGGCGGAACCGGCCGGGCGAGGCGACGCGGCATCGGCGCGCGTCTGGCCGACCGGTTCGGCGTGGCCTTCGCGCGCGCCGAATCCGGCTATCGCCGCGTCGCGGTGTTTGCCGTGCGCCGCACCGGGATGGTCGTGGCCGTCTATGCGGCACTCGTGATCGCGTGCGGGCTGCTGTACTGGATGATGCCGGGCGGCTTCCTGCCCACCGAGGACCAGGGGCAACTGCAGGTGATGATCCAGTTGCCGGCGGGCGCCACGCAGGCGCGTACGCTCGCGGTCGTCGAGCGTGTCGAGGCGATCCTGCGCGGGGAGCCGGCGATAGCGAACGTGACGAGCGTGATCGGCTGGAGTTTCGCGGGCAGCGGGCAGAACGTCGGGATGGCGTTCGTGGAACTGAAGGACTGGGCGCAGCGCGACGTCGACGCGATGGCGTTGCGCGACCGGCTCAACGCGCGTTTCGGCGCGATCCTCGACGGCGACGTCGAGGCGGCGCTGCCGCCTTCGGTGCGCGGTATCGGGCATTCCGACGGATTCACGTTCCGGCTCGAGGATCGCGGCGGGGGCGGGCTCGACGCGCTGAAGGCGGCCCGCGCGCAGCTTGCCGAGCGTGCGAAGGCGGATCCGCTGCTCTCGGCCGTGCATTTCGAAGACCTGCCGGACGCGCCGCGTATCGAGCTCGATGTCGATCGCGCGAAGGCGTATGCGCTCGGCGTGCCGTTCGAGCGGATCGCCGGGCTCCTGGGCGGCACGTTCGGCTCGAACTACATCAACGACTTTCCGGCGTCGGGCCGGATGCGGCGGGTGATCATCGAGGCCGACCCGGTCGCGCGCGCGACCGATGCGCAACTGATGGCGCTGACCGTCCCGAACCGCACCGGCGACATGGTGCCGCTTTCGGCGATTGCCGCGCCGCACTGGACGATCGGCCCGGTGATGCTGAACCGGTACAACGGCTATCCGTCGCTCGACATCAGCGGCCGGGCGGCGACCGGCACGAGTTCGGGCGCGGCGATGGCGGAGATGGAGCGGCTGGCCGGTGCGCTGCCGGCCGGGATCGGTTTCGACTGGGTCGATGCGGCGCGCGAGGAGCAGGTTGCCGCGCGGCAGACGCCGCTGCTCGTCGGGTTGTCGGTGCTCGCGGTCTTCATGGCGCTGGCCGCGCTGTACGAAAGCTGGACGATTCCGCTGTCGGTGCTGACGATCGTGCCGCTCGGCATGATCGGCGCGATCGCCGCGGCACTCGTGCGCGGCATGCCGAACGACGTGTACTTCAAGGTCGGGATGATTACCGTGGTCGGGCTGGCGGCGAAGAACGCGATCCTGATCGTGCAGTACGCGCGCGACCTGGCCGGTCATGGCGTGCCGCTGCGGCAGGCGGTGGTCGATGCGGCCGCTGCGCGATTCCGGCCGATCGTGATGACGTCGATGGCGTTCCTGCTCGGTGTCGTGCCGCTCGTGCTGGCGACGGGCGCCGGGGCGGAAAGCCGGCGATCGATCGGCACGGGCGCGTTCGGGGGTGTGCTGGCGGCGACGGTGTTCGGGCTCGTGTTCGCGCCGGTGGCGTTTCGTGTCGTGGCGTCGGCCGGGCGACGCGGCCGGCGTGCGGCGGTGGCGACGCGCGACGATCGTCAGGCTGAGGTGGTGGGGGAGTGA
- a CDS encoding TldD/PmbA family protein codes for MTGFEPMARRAGIDWHAHFTRLADEAQRLKAPAETVLLGFSSETSDFVRFNGGRIRQTGRVTQGRLSVRLVDGARQAHSALTVCGDPAADLPELAAALAVLRDGLRDAPDDPHLLFDTSSWLQETHRTGRLPDADGLARVVAECARGLDFVGFYAGGTLARGFASSTGSRGWYEVENFNFSWSLYDPSGRAIKTAYAGDDWSDAAFAARVEAAAARLPVLGRTPKALAPGRYRAYFAPDAVHEMTSLLGWSGFSARALASARSPLHRLYAGEVALDPRVSITEDFSLGIAPAFNADGYRRDSVPLVVGGRGEGQLVSARTAREHGRVPNGADNGESPQSLTIAGGTLADADVLAALDTGLYVGNLWYLNFSDPIACRMTGMTRFATFWVEGGRIVAPVDAMRFDDSFYRLFGSELEQLGAAPTLLANDDTYGERATGGAQLPGLLARAFELTL; via the coding sequence ATGACGGGATTCGAACCGATGGCACGCCGCGCCGGAATCGACTGGCATGCGCATTTCACCCGGCTCGCCGACGAGGCGCAACGGCTGAAGGCGCCGGCCGAAACCGTCCTGCTCGGTTTCTCGAGCGAAACGTCCGACTTCGTCCGCTTCAACGGCGGCAGGATTCGCCAGACCGGTCGCGTCACGCAGGGGCGATTGTCCGTGCGGCTCGTCGACGGGGCGCGGCAGGCGCATTCGGCGCTGACCGTCTGCGGCGATCCGGCGGCCGACCTGCCCGAACTGGCCGCGGCGCTGGCCGTGCTGCGCGACGGCCTGCGCGATGCGCCGGACGATCCGCACCTGCTGTTCGATACCTCGTCGTGGCTGCAGGAAACGCACCGCACCGGGCGCCTGCCGGATGCGGACGGGCTCGCGCGCGTCGTCGCCGAATGCGCGCGCGGTCTCGACTTCGTCGGCTTTTACGCGGGTGGCACGCTGGCGCGCGGCTTTGCGTCGTCGACCGGCAGCCGCGGCTGGTACGAGGTCGAGAACTTCAACTTCAGCTGGTCGCTGTACGACCCGAGCGGACGGGCGATCAAGACCGCCTATGCGGGCGACGACTGGAGCGATGCGGCGTTCGCCGCCCGCGTCGAGGCGGCCGCCGCGCGGCTGCCCGTGCTCGGCCGCACGCCGAAGGCGCTTGCGCCCGGACGCTACCGCGCGTATTTCGCGCCGGACGCCGTTCACGAGATGACGAGCCTGCTCGGCTGGAGCGGCTTTTCGGCGCGTGCGCTGGCGAGCGCCCGCAGCCCGCTGCATCGCCTGTACGCCGGCGAGGTCGCGCTCGATCCGCGCGTGTCGATCACCGAGGATTTCTCGCTGGGCATCGCGCCGGCGTTCAACGCGGACGGCTACCGGCGCGACAGCGTGCCGCTCGTCGTCGGCGGGCGGGGGGAAGGGCAGCTCGTGAGCGCACGCACCGCGCGCGAGCACGGGCGTGTGCCGAACGGGGCGGACAACGGCGAATCGCCGCAGTCGCTGACGATCGCGGGCGGCACGCTCGCGGATGCCGACGTGCTGGCCGCGCTCGACACGGGGCTCTACGTCGGCAACCTCTGGTACCTGAACTTCTCGGACCCGATCGCCTGCCGGATGACGGGGATGACGCGCTTCGCGACGTTCTGGGTCGAAGGCGGGCGCATCGTCGCGCCGGTCGACGCGATGCGGTTCGACGACAGTTTCTACCGGCTGTTCGGATCGGAGCTCGAGCAACTCGGCGCGGCGCCCACGCTGCTCGCGAACGACGACACGTACGGCGAGCGTGCCACCGGAGGCGCGCAACTGCCGGGGCTGCTCGCGCGCGCGTTCGAACTCACGCTGTAG
- a CDS encoding TldD/PmbA family protein has translation MIDENRAPGARAVQAAQTLRSDADFWSLRIVDETIDEHAVRNDVAQPFSRTRERGAMLMARAGTGAGYAATPDLSPAGLQAALDIATARARASAPWALVDHRQAARPQTSGTYASPDVDAALPSRAEWIERLAHECAAANLGARIVERAASVMIVDTEQCYLTSDGVRIDQRFRFLMPELHAVAHGDGDTQTRSLGQSGTLAQGGLDVLARYGFDGAGARVADEALQLLAAPNCPTGRRDLLLMPDQMMLQIHESIGHPLELDRILGDERNFAGSSFVRPEMVGHYQYGSPLLNVTFDPEPVAEAASYAFDDDGTPARKQYLIRNGVLERLLGGALSQQRAGLPGVANSRASSWNRAPIDRMANLNVEPGDQSLDALVAGTEHGILMRTNTSWSIDDHRNKFQFGCEFGQLIENGRLTQVVKRPNYRGISAQFWRSLRAVGDAGTFGIYGTPYCGKGEPAQIIRVGHAAPACVFAGVDVFGGA, from the coding sequence ATGATTGACGAGAACCGGGCGCCGGGCGCCCGAGCCGTACAGGCGGCGCAGACGTTGCGCAGCGACGCCGATTTCTGGTCGCTGCGCATCGTCGACGAGACGATCGACGAACATGCGGTGCGCAACGACGTCGCGCAGCCGTTCTCGCGCACGCGCGAGCGCGGCGCGATGCTGATGGCCCGGGCCGGCACGGGCGCCGGTTATGCGGCGACGCCCGACCTGTCCCCGGCCGGGCTGCAGGCGGCGCTCGACATCGCGACCGCGCGGGCACGGGCAAGCGCGCCGTGGGCGCTGGTCGATCATCGCCAGGCCGCGCGCCCGCAGACGAGCGGCACGTATGCGTCGCCCGATGTCGACGCGGCACTGCCGTCGCGCGCGGAATGGATCGAGCGTCTCGCGCACGAATGCGCGGCGGCGAACCTCGGCGCGCGCATCGTCGAGCGCGCGGCGAGCGTGATGATCGTCGACACCGAACAGTGTTACCTGACGAGCGACGGCGTCCGGATCGACCAGCGGTTCCGCTTCCTGATGCCCGAGCTGCACGCCGTCGCCCACGGCGACGGCGACACGCAGACGCGCTCGCTCGGTCAATCGGGCACGCTGGCGCAGGGCGGCCTCGACGTGCTGGCGCGCTACGGCTTCGACGGCGCCGGCGCGCGCGTCGCCGACGAGGCGCTGCAGCTGCTGGCCGCACCGAACTGCCCGACCGGCCGGCGCGACCTGTTGCTGATGCCCGACCAGATGATGCTGCAGATCCACGAGTCGATCGGCCATCCGCTCGAACTCGACCGGATCCTCGGCGACGAACGCAACTTCGCCGGATCGAGCTTCGTCAGGCCGGAGATGGTCGGCCACTATCAGTACGGCTCGCCGCTGCTGAACGTCACGTTCGATCCCGAGCCGGTCGCCGAAGCCGCGTCCTACGCGTTCGACGACGACGGCACGCCGGCGCGCAAGCAGTACCTGATCCGCAACGGCGTGCTCGAACGGCTGCTCGGCGGGGCGCTGTCGCAGCAGCGTGCGGGCCTGCCGGGTGTGGCCAATTCGCGCGCGTCGAGCTGGAACCGCGCGCCGATCGACCGGATGGCGAACCTGAACGTCGAACCCGGCGACCAGTCGCTCGATGCGCTGGTCGCGGGCACCGAGCACGGGATCCTGATGCGCACCAACACGTCCTGGTCGATCGACGACCACCGCAACAAATTCCAGTTCGGTTGCGAATTCGGGCAACTGATCGAGAACGGCCGGCTCACGCAGGTCGTCAAGCGCCCGAACTACCGCGGCATCTCCGCACAGTTCTGGCGCAGCCTGCGCGCGGTAGGCGATGCGGGCACGTTCGGCATCTACGGCACGCCTTATTGCGGGAAGGGCGAGCCCGCGCAGATCATCCGGGTCGGCCACGCCGCGCCGGCCTGCGTGTTCGCCGGCGTCGACGTATTCGGAGGCGCGTGA
- a CDS encoding ABC transporter permease has product MSSSTPVSSSTAWTTDQACAACAASPSPWRRTWLRFRAQPLGYWSLVIFTVLFVLSLGANLLSNDRPLIVRYDGHYYFPIVKDYPETAFGGDFPAMTNYLDPYIRTKLESHGNFALYPPNRYRYDTIDYFASRPYPAPPSASNWLGTDQFGRDVLARLLYGFRLSVLMAFALTVSGVLVGVLTGALQGFYGGRTDLVGQRLIEIWSALPDLYLLIIFASIFTPSLWLLFVLLSMFGWLVLSDYVRAEFLRNRALDYVKAARTMGLTNAQIIWRHVLPNSLTPVITFLPFRMSAAILSLTSLDFLGLGVPPPTPSLGELLQEGKNNLDAWWISIAAFAALVVTLLLLTFMGDALRNALDTRTRGSAFGGGR; this is encoded by the coding sequence ATGTCCTCGTCGACCCCCGTATCCAGTTCAACCGCCTGGACCACTGACCAGGCATGCGCCGCGTGCGCGGCCTCGCCGTCGCCGTGGCGGCGCACGTGGTTGCGTTTTCGCGCGCAGCCGCTCGGCTACTGGAGCCTCGTGATCTTCACGGTGCTGTTCGTGCTCAGCCTGGGCGCGAACCTGCTGTCGAACGACCGGCCGCTGATCGTGCGCTACGACGGGCACTATTACTTCCCGATCGTGAAGGACTATCCGGAGACCGCGTTCGGCGGCGATTTTCCCGCGATGACGAACTATCTCGACCCGTACATCCGCACGAAACTCGAGTCGCACGGCAATTTCGCGCTTTATCCGCCAAACCGCTATCGCTACGACACGATCGACTATTTCGCGTCGCGGCCGTATCCGGCGCCGCCGTCGGCCAGCAACTGGCTCGGCACCGACCAGTTCGGGCGCGACGTGCTCGCGCGGCTGCTGTACGGGTTCCGGCTGTCGGTGCTGATGGCGTTCGCGCTGACGGTATCGGGCGTGCTGGTCGGCGTGCTGACCGGCGCGCTGCAAGGCTTCTACGGCGGCCGTACCGACCTGGTCGGCCAGCGCCTGATCGAGATCTGGAGCGCGCTGCCCGACCTGTACCTGCTGATCATCTTCGCGTCGATCTTCACGCCGTCGCTGTGGCTGCTGTTCGTGCTGTTGTCGATGTTCGGCTGGCTCGTGCTGTCCGACTACGTCCGCGCCGAATTCCTGCGCAACCGCGCGCTCGACTACGTGAAAGCGGCACGCACGATGGGGCTGACGAACGCGCAGATCATCTGGCGCCACGTGCTGCCGAACAGCCTCACGCCGGTGATCACGTTCCTGCCGTTCCGGATGAGCGCGGCGATCCTGTCGCTGACGAGCCTCGACTTCCTCGGGCTCGGCGTGCCGCCGCCGACGCCGAGCCTCGGCGAGCTGCTGCAGGAGGGGAAGAACAACCTGGATGCGTGGTGGATCTCGATCGCGGCGTTCGCGGCGCTGGTGGTGACGCTGCTGCTGCTCACCTTCATGGGCGATGCGCTGCGCAACGCGCTCGACACGCGCACGCGCGGCTCGGCATTCGGCGGAGGGCGATGA
- a CDS encoding ABC transporter ATP-binding protein: MTRPLLQIDGFSAHFGANAAVQDLSLSIGRGERVALVGESGSGKSVTALSILRLAQQATLSGRMLFDGEDLLAKTEQQMRGIRGADIAMVFQEPMTALNPLYTIGKQIAESLRLHEGLRPGEARERGIALLRRTGIPEPERRIDSFPHQLSGGQRQRAMIAMALACRPRLLLADEPTTALDVTVRQQIVDLLIELQEREAAERGMAVLLITHDLNLVRRFAQRVAVMEKGVLVETGTTAGLFAAPQHPYTRRLLDSAPQRAVEPVAAGAQTILDVRQLAVDYRIAAKGWRSVLGKTTFRAVHDVQLSLKRGETLGIVGESGSGKSTLASAVLGLQRPASGGIEIDGMPLASLRTTQGRRTLYGRMQVVFQDPFGSLSPRMTVEQIVGEGLGVHRPQVTGDARRARIAALLQEVGLPAEAMLRYPHEFSGGQRQRIAIARALAVEPELLVLDEPTSALDVSIQKQVLNLLTNLQKKYKLSYLFITHDLAVMRAMAHRVIVMKAGRVVEEGETLDVLHAPSHPYTRALLASSMPAPARGPQQRQERTDD, from the coding sequence ATGACGAGACCGTTGCTGCAGATCGACGGGTTTTCCGCGCATTTCGGCGCGAACGCGGCCGTCCAGGACCTGAGCCTGTCGATCGGCCGCGGCGAGCGCGTGGCGCTCGTCGGCGAGTCGGGGTCGGGCAAGAGCGTGACCGCGCTGTCGATCCTGCGGCTCGCGCAGCAGGCGACGCTGTCGGGGCGGATGCTGTTCGACGGCGAGGACCTGCTCGCGAAGACCGAGCAGCAGATGCGCGGGATCCGCGGCGCCGATATCGCGATGGTGTTCCAGGAGCCGATGACGGCGCTCAATCCGCTGTATACGATCGGCAAGCAGATCGCCGAGAGCCTGCGGCTGCACGAGGGGCTGCGCCCGGGTGAAGCGCGCGAGCGCGGGATCGCGCTGCTTCGGCGCACCGGGATTCCCGAGCCGGAGCGGCGTATCGACAGCTTTCCGCACCAGCTGTCGGGCGGGCAGCGGCAACGCGCGATGATCGCGATGGCGCTGGCGTGCCGGCCGCGGCTGCTGCTCGCGGACGAGCCGACCACCGCGCTCGACGTGACGGTGCGCCAGCAGATCGTCGACCTGCTGATCGAGTTGCAGGAGCGGGAGGCCGCCGAGCGCGGGATGGCCGTGCTGCTGATCACGCACGACCTGAACCTCGTGCGGCGCTTCGCGCAGCGTGTGGCCGTGATGGAGAAGGGCGTGCTGGTGGAGACCGGCACGACCGCCGGGCTGTTCGCGGCGCCGCAGCATCCGTACACGCGCCGGCTGCTCGACAGCGCGCCGCAACGGGCGGTCGAGCCGGTCGCCGCCGGCGCGCAGACGATCCTCGACGTGCGGCAACTTGCCGTCGACTACCGCATCGCGGCAAAGGGCTGGCGCTCGGTGCTCGGCAAGACGACGTTCCGCGCCGTGCACGACGTGCAGTTGAGCCTGAAGCGCGGCGAAACGCTCGGGATCGTCGGCGAGTCGGGTTCGGGGAAATCGACGCTCGCGTCGGCGGTGCTCGGCTTGCAGCGGCCGGCGTCGGGCGGGATCGAGATCGACGGCATGCCGCTCGCGTCGCTGCGCACGACGCAGGGCCGGCGCACGCTGTACGGGCGCATGCAGGTGGTGTTCCAGGATCCGTTCGGCTCGCTGTCGCCGCGCATGACGGTCGAGCAGATCGTCGGCGAAGGGCTGGGCGTGCACCGGCCGCAGGTGACCGGCGACGCGCGGCGGGCGCGGATCGCCGCGCTGCTGCAGGAGGTCGGGCTGCCTGCCGAGGCGATGCTGCGCTATCCGCACGAGTTTTCCGGCGGGCAGCGGCAGCGGATCGCGATCGCGCGGGCGCTGGCGGTGGAGCCGGAACTGCTGGTGCTCGACGAGCCGACGAGCGCGCTCGACGTGTCGATCCAGAAGCAGGTGCTGAATCTGCTGACGAATCTGCAAAAGAAGTACAAACTCAGCTACCTGTTCATCACGCACGATCTGGCGGTGATGCGCGCGATGGCCCACCGGGTCATCGTGATGAAGGCGGGGCGCGTGGTCGAGGAGGGCGAGACGCTCGACGTGCTGCACGCGCCATCCCATCCGTATACGCGGGCGCTGCTCGCGTCGTCCATGCCGGCGCCGGCGCGCGGCCCGCAGCAGAGGCAAGAGAGAACCGATGATTGA
- a CDS encoding microcin C ABC transporter permease YejB, with translation MLAYILRRLLLMVPTLIGVVTITFAVTQFVPGGPVEQVLAQLRHGSARGGEAGGGGGGYHGSQGVDPQQIEQIRKQFGFDRPPLERYVLMLKSYATFDLGQSYFAHRSVWAVIRSKLPVSITLGMWTVILTYLVSVPLGIAKAVRNGSRFDTVTSVLVLAGYAVPGFVLGVLLLMLFGGGTFWQVFPMRGLTSDNFDDLTLIGKALDYLWHIVMPVTASVVGNFAIVTILTKNTFLEEIGRQYVLTARAKGAPERDVLWKHVLRNAAIPLLTGLPAAFVGAFLNGNLLIETLFSLDGMGQLSYDSVIRRDYPVVLGSLFLFTLIGLLTKLIADICYVLVDPRIQFNRLDH, from the coding sequence ATGCTCGCATACATACTCAGGCGGTTGCTGCTGATGGTCCCGACGCTGATCGGGGTGGTGACGATCACGTTCGCGGTCACGCAGTTCGTGCCGGGCGGGCCGGTCGAACAGGTGCTCGCGCAGTTGCGCCACGGCAGTGCGCGCGGCGGGGAGGCGGGCGGCGGAGGCGGCGGCTACCACGGCAGCCAGGGCGTCGACCCGCAGCAGATCGAACAGATCCGCAAGCAGTTCGGCTTCGACAGGCCGCCGCTCGAACGCTACGTGCTGATGCTGAAGAGTTATGCGACGTTCGACCTCGGCCAGTCCTATTTCGCGCATCGCAGTGTGTGGGCGGTCATTCGCTCGAAGCTGCCGGTGTCGATCACGCTCGGGATGTGGACGGTGATCCTCACGTACCTGGTGTCGGTGCCGCTCGGCATCGCGAAGGCGGTGCGCAACGGGTCGCGGTTCGACACCGTGACGAGCGTGCTGGTGCTGGCCGGCTACGCGGTGCCGGGCTTCGTGCTCGGTGTGCTGCTGCTGATGCTGTTCGGCGGCGGCACGTTCTGGCAGGTGTTCCCGATGCGCGGGCTCACGTCCGACAACTTCGACGACCTGACGCTGATCGGAAAGGCGCTCGACTATCTGTGGCACATCGTGATGCCGGTGACGGCGTCGGTCGTCGGCAACTTCGCGATCGTCACGATCCTCACCAAGAACACGTTCCTCGAGGAGATCGGCCGGCAATATGTGCTGACCGCCCGCGCGAAGGGCGCGCCCGAGCGCGACGTGCTGTGGAAGCACGTGCTGCGCAACGCGGCGATCCCGCTGCTGACCGGGCTGCCGGCCGCGTTCGTCGGCGCATTCCTGAACGGCAACCTGCTGATCGAGACGCTGTTCTCGCTCGACGGCATGGGGCAACTGTCGTACGACTCGGTGATCCGCCGCGACTATCCGGTCGTGCTCGGTTCGCTGTTCCTGTTCACGCTGATCGGCCTGCTGACCAAACTCATCGCGGATATCTGCTATGTCCTCGTCGACCCCCGTATCCAGTTCAACCGCCTGGACCACTGA